The Spiroplasma citri genomic sequence ATCTTTATAAGATTTTAAAATACCTGTAATTGCAATTTGACTACCTTTTTGACAATATTGTTGTAATAAATTTGCTTGTTTATTTCAAACTTGACAAGGAATAAAATCAGTATCTTTTTGAATTGAATGTGGTCTTGTTACTGCTAATTGAAACATGGCATATTCTTTACCATTTTGTGTTCTTTTAATTTCAATATCTTTTGTTGTTCTACCAATGGCAATAAATTGATTCATTATTCATCCTCCTCAATAACAGTTAATTGTTCTAATTGTTGCTTGGTGATTTTAATACCTTTTAAATTAGCGCAACGTAAATCAGCACTTCGTAAATCAGTGCCTTGTAAATTAGCATCTCGTAAATCAGCACAAGATAAATCAGCACAAGATAAATCAGTATCTTCTAAATATTCATTGATTTTTTGTTCTTCAACAGTAATATCTGTTAAATCTTTCATCATATCTTTTAATGTTTTCATTTTATAATTCCTCCTTATTTTGAATATTTTGTATGTTGTTTATGTATTAAACAAACAATATTTTTTTCTCAATTGTCTTTATACAATAGTCACATTTGGCAATTACATATATTTTTTTATCTTCGCAACATAATTCACTTCTATATCTACAACATCAACATTCATTTTTAGAACATCAACAACCTTCTTTATTTTCAGTAGATTTTTCATTATTAATTTTATCTTCTTTTACTTTTGAATAATGTTCTGAACAATAATAATCCCAAATATTGCATTTATTTTTCATTAAATATTCTATATTTAAATCCATTATTAAATTTTCTCCAAATTCTTTTCTGCAATTAAAGTATCAATATAGTCATAAGCACCTTTTTCTGAATGATATTCTTCTAATCCTTCATTAAATAATCCTTCTTCTGTATAAACTTTGCCATCTTCATCTTTTCACATATTATTTATTCTCCTTGTCATTTAATATTTTTATCTTCTAAATCAATAATGGTTGTTAATCAACCATGTTTCATTTCAACATTAGCAGTAATTTTTGCTTCTTCTAATGTATAAAATGATTTAGTTAAAATATCATTTGAAAAATCACTTTTCATAATTAATAAGTATCTTTTATT encodes the following:
- a CDS encoding pentapeptide repeat-containing protein, which translates into the protein MKTLKDMMKDLTDITVEEQKINEYLEDTDLSCADLSCADLRDANLQGTDLRSADLRCANLKGIKITKQQLEQLTVIEEDE
- a CDS encoding single-stranded DNA-binding protein; amino-acid sequence: MNQFIAIGRTTKDIEIKRTQNGKEYAMFQLAVTRPHSIQKDTDFIPCQVWNKQANLLQQYCQKGSQIAITGILKSYKDKDNKIQWMVRVYSCQFLQTNNNLKKDTLFEKPQEKIEFNSSDTKELFNNDNQNIGNDEAILWD